The proteins below come from a single Seriola aureovittata isolate HTS-2021-v1 ecotype China chromosome 23, ASM2101889v1, whole genome shotgun sequence genomic window:
- the pfdn2 gene encoding prefoldin subunit 2 gives MAANSSSTGSKSSSSAGGKQSGPSAEQVVATFQRMRQEQRSMASKAAELEMEINEHSLVIETLKDVDPSRKCFRLVGGVLVERTVKEVLPALENNKEQISKIIESINTQMQTKGRELTEYRERYNIRLVGEGEGEAQGQSAASSRDSEGSGSKSGAGVLVS, from the exons ATGgcagccaacagcagcagcacggGTAGCAAATCTAGCAGCAGCGCCGGAGGAAAACAGTCCGGCCCTTCAGCCGAACAG GTGGTGGCAACATTTCAGAGGATGCGGCAGGAACAACGCAGTATGGCTTCTAAAGCTGCTGAGTTGGAGATGGAGATCAACGAGCACAG CTTAGTAATTGAAACGCTGAAAGATGTGGATCCTTCGAGGAAATGCTTTCGTCTAGTAGGAGGAGTGTTGGTGGAGAGAACGGTAAAAGAAGTTCTACCGGCCttggaaaacaacaaagaacag ATCTCCAAAATTATCGAGTCCAtcaacacacagatgcagacgAAAGGACGGGAACTCACAGAGTACAGGGAACGCTACAACATCCGGTTGGTGGGAGAGGGCGAGGGAGAGGCACAAGGCCAGTCAGCGGCGTCCTCCAGGGACAGCGAGGGAAGCGGGTCCAAAAGCGGTGCTGGTGTTTTAGTGTCGTAA